GCATTTCTTTTCCAATGATGAATCCGTTTTTTTCCAGTTTGGTCAGTGTAGAATAGAGTACGTTATTATTCAGTTTGAAATAGGGGTTTCCAAAGTAATCGCTTACATTTTTTTTAAGCAGGTACCCATGGCTCGGCTGGAAAGATATCATTCCTAAAATAATGAGTTCTGTGTTTACCATTGAATCACCACGTTCTTAATTCACTCCAATTTAATTCAAATATTCAATTAATAATAATGTTAAACTTAACATGTGATAAATTTAACATAGGTTATTTATAACATAGGTTACTTTTAACATAGTTGATTTGAGTATTTATAGTTTCTGGTAGAATATAACGGAAATATTGAATGGTTATAATTAAGCAGATGGAAAAAATAAATTTAAAATATATCCTAATTTAAAATTTTAGTATATTAAAATCATTTTTATTCTTTCAAAATCGTTGATTGCACGTTTTTGGAATATATGCCCCCATATAATCAATTTAAATAGTCAAAACTGTGATCAGAACATGAATTAAAACAAAAAATTGATTTATTTTAAGGAAGATAATAAAATCTGATATAAAAAAAATAGTACAATAATTGAAAGAATAGATTGAAAGATAATTTAACAAGGTAAATAGAGTTAAAAAATTATAAAGAGGGGGAAAAATGATTGACCGTATTGAAGTGAGTATGATCAATGAAAGTGTGCACAACTTTCGCAGGGGAGAGTTTGGAGTTGAATCTATAGAAATCCATGAAAAAAGAGGCCTGATTGAAGTAATTTATGGATCACAGGATACTGGGAAGAAAATCGTACTAATTCCCCTTCAAAATGTGGAAAAATGCGAATTCACCGATAAAATGGAAAAAACTTCTAAAGAAAATGATTGAACTTAAATAATACACCCAATATCAAATAATCCAATATAGAAAAAATAAGTGAATAAACCAAATTTAAGAATTGAATTCATGAAATTTAACAGTTTTTTTCATCTTAATTTGATTTATATCCCATTTTTAAGTTTATTTTGATAGTAGTTAGAATAAACTGCCCCTAAGGGGTTATGGGCAAGTACTCTATCCTTCACAACTAGAGTGGTTACTGGTGCCTCTGAATGTTCTGTGAAGAGAATGTCATGACCAATGCACAGACCGATTATGATGTTGAGATATGTATTTTTTTCATTGAGGATTGTTGCTTGGCCTAGAGGGTTGCACATGGCTTCATAACCGTTTTCATCAATCTGTTCCAGCTGGAAATCGGATTTATCAATCCCACATACTTTACAACAAACTGAGTGCACCTGGAAATGTTTTCGAAACAGATCATGAATCTGGCGAGCTTCCTGTTCTAAACCAACACAGAATGCCATTCCAATCTTTTCATAACCCATTTCCTTTGAAAAAAGAATTACTTCCTGAATACGGGTTTTTTCCATGTAGTATCTGGCTTCAATAGCTGAAGATGCTTTGAGTAAATTGATTTCATCATCTACGTAAAGTTCTTTGGTTTTGTCCCTCATTTCCAGGCAGTCTTTACCGTTAAAACAATCTTTTTTAGTGCAGGAAGCACATTTCAAATTATTCCCTCCAATAATATTATCAACAATACATCTTTATTACTGTTTAATTTTACTTCAAAACGTTAATCATTAAAATTCCTGATGATTAGCTCGTTTATTTCACCTCGACTGGACGTATTAGAATTTATATTACGTTTAGCCGGTACTCTATCTATTGCATATTTTCTGTAGAGTTCATCAAAGAAATTATCTTCCAAATCATGGTTTTTGGGGTCACTATTACTTAAAACAAGGAATGCACCTTTTAAATCCATTTTCTGATAAAATCTGGCCAATTTTTCCTGGTCATGGTCACAGAA
The sequence above is a segment of the Methanobacterium formicicum DSM 3637 genome. Coding sequences within it:
- a CDS encoding DUF1847 domain-containing protein yields the protein MKCASCTKKDCFNGKDCLEMRDKTKELYVDDEINLLKASSAIEARYYMEKTRIQEVILFSKEMGYEKIGMAFCVGLEQEARQIHDLFRKHFQVHSVCCKVCGIDKSDFQLEQIDENGYEAMCNPLGQATILNEKNTYLNIIIGLCIGHDILFTEHSEAPVTTLVVKDRVLAHNPLGAVYSNYYQNKLKNGI